The Candidatus Niyogibacteria bacterium CG10_big_fil_rev_8_21_14_0_10_46_36 genome includes the window TATTGTATCATTTTTTCCATCATCCTCTGCAAGCGAGTTTTCCACTGTTTGCTTTTGAGCCTTCTTTATAGGGAAGGTTTGGCCTGTTTTCCCCTCAGAAAAGAGGGTTTTTGAGACACCCCCCTCGGGGAATCCTGAGGCAATGACAGTTATTTTGATCTCGTTTTTCTTTAATCGCTCATCGTGCAACGCTCCGAAAATCACACGGGCATCCTTATCAATAGCATCCGTAATAATGCGCGCCGCTTCTTGAATTTCCCACATAGTCATATCAGGACCGCCGGCAATTGAGAAGAGCACCCCGCGCGCACCGTCAATAGACATATCCAAAAGAGGAGAATTGATTGCTTTATGAGCCGCTTCTTCAGCGCGCTTCTCTCCCGTAGCAGTGCCAATACCCATAAGCGCTGACCCCGCATTCTGCAAAATTGCGCGGACATCCGCAAAGTCAACATTGATAATGCCTGGGAGCATAATAAGGTCGGAGATTCCTTCTACCGCCTGGCGTAATACTTCGTCACACATCGCAAACGCATCAAGAAATGTGGTTTCTTTTTCAATAGCGGTGAGCAAGCGGTCGTTCGGAATAACCACCATTGCGTCTACTGATGAACGAAGACGATCAAGTCCCGAATCTGCTATCCTCCCGCGCTCCGCTCCTTCAAAGCCAAATGGCCTTGTAACCACGCCAACAGTAAGCGCGCCTTGTGAGCGTGCCGCTTCCGCAACAACCGGACTTGCGCCTGTTCCCGTGCCTCCTCCCATGCCGCAGGTAACAAAAACCATGTCAGCACCTTTGAGCGCTTCTTGGATTTCATCGCGCGTTTCTTCAGCAGCTTGCCGCCCCACTTCAGGATCCATCCCAGCACCCAGCCCTTTAGTGAGATTTTTACCAATATGTATCTTTTTTGACGCTTCAGAATTGTGAAGATCTTGCGTGTCGGTGTTTACCGCAACAAAATCAACGCCTTTTACTTTTGACCGTATCATGTGGTCAACGGCATTCAAACCGGAACCGCCGGTGCC containing:
- a CDS encoding cell division protein FtsZ, with amino-acid sequence MANIKPEIEAFARIKVVGTGGSGLNAVDHMIRSKVKGVDFVAVNTDTQDLHNSEASKKIHIGKNLTKGLGAGMDPEVGRQAAEETRDEIQEALKGADMVFVTCGMGGGTGTGASPVVAEAARSQGALTVGVVTRPFGFEGAERGRIADSGLDRLRSSVDAMVVIPNDRLLTAIEKETTFLDAFAMCDEVLRQAVEGISDLIMLPGIINVDFADVRAILQNAGSALMGIGTATGEKRAEEAAHKAINSPLLDMSIDGARGVLFSIAGGPDMTMWEIQEAARIITDAIDKDARVIFGALHDERLKKNEIKITVIASGFPEGGVSKTLFSEGKTGQTFPIKKAQKQTVENSLAEDDGKNDTIEEKEDWNTIPAFLRRSRKD